One part of the Gossypium raimondii isolate GPD5lz chromosome 1, ASM2569854v1, whole genome shotgun sequence genome encodes these proteins:
- the LOC105779852 gene encoding G-type lectin S-receptor-like serine/threonine-protein kinase At4g27290 isoform X8 — translation MKRYQTRSKLLDWRIRMHIIDGIARGVLYLHHDSRLKIIHRDLKASNILLDHNMNPKISDFGLARKFGVDQTQAKTKRVVGTYGYMSPEYALDGLFSMKSDVFSFGVLVLEILSGKKNRGFSHPEHDHNLLGHAWKLWMEKRPLELIDPAIGDSYDATEGLRCINVALLCVQQCPPDRPNMSLVLVMLCGDSVLPQPKQPGFFIERNLPMADSISVKNEISSMYRSITSLEPR, via the exons ATGAAAAGAT ATCAAACAAGAAGCAAATTACTGGACTGGCGTATACGAATGCATATTATCGATGGAATTGCTAGAGGGGTTCTTTATCTTCACCATGACTCTAGATTGAAGATTATCCATAGAGATCTCAAAGCAAGCAATATTTTACTAGATCATAACATGAATCCGAAGATATCTGATTTTGGCTTAGCTCGAAAGTTCGGAGTAGATCAGACTCAGGCCAAAACTAAAAGAGTGGTCGGAACATA CGGTTATATGTCCCCTGAATATGCTTTGGATGGGCTTTTTTCAATGAAATCCGATGTCTTCAGCTTTGGAGTTTTGGTTCTGGAGATACTATCAGGAAAGAAAAACAGGGGATTTTCCCACCCAGAACATGACCATAATCTTCTTGGACAT GCATGGAAATTGTGGATGGAAAAGAGGCCATTAGAACTAATCGACCCTGCAATAGGCGACTCGTATGATGCAACCGAAGGGTTAAGATGCATCAATGTAGCTCTATTATGTGTGCAACAATGCCCCCCTGACAGACCTAACATGTCATTGGTTTTGGTCATGTTGTGCGGTGACAGTGTATTGCCCCAACCAAAGCAGCCTGGGTTTTTCATCGAAAGAAATCTGCCTATGGCAGACTCTATATCAGTCAAAAATGAAATTTCCTCCATGTATAGATCTATTACATCATTAGAGCCACGGTAG
- the LOC105779852 gene encoding G-type lectin S-receptor-like serine/threonine-protein kinase At4g27290 isoform X2 has protein sequence MEAFLMELVLCLLLFFTRRTWAIDTLTQGQSIKDGETLVSAGGSFELGFFSPGNSKSRYVGIWYKKVSTGTVVWVANRENLVSDASGVLSINEKGILSIMNGTKGIVWSSNTSRNSAEEPIAQLLDSGNFVVKDRNDSDSENFLWQSFDHPGDTFLPGMKIGINFVTGSERHASSWKNTEDPAPGIYTYRVDSQGYPQVVVKKGADILFRAGSWNGLYLTGSPLPVNPLYSFELVLNENEVYYTYQVQNNSIYTRFLLNPSGLIQRTIWNERTNNWEVYATSQSDQCSIYAYCGSYATCSTNESPPCKCLEGFIHRSASPRDINSVDWSYGCSRRTPLACHGGDSFLRKTGLKLPDTSKTWANISIDLKECEKLCLKNCSCTAYANLDIREGGHGCLLWFGDLIDIIAFSEGGQDLYIRLATSDLNHIRSKGKLNEKLKAVIIAISVIIASGTTILALLLYVQKIMLRNTGEHGKEDLELPVFDFATIATATNNFSSNNILGQGGFGPVYKGTLIEGQEIAVKRLSKNSGQGLEEFKNEVTLISKLQHRNLVKLFGCCIRKDEKMLVYEYMPNKSLNYFIFDQTRSKLLDWRIRMHIIDGIARGVLYLHHDSRLKIIHRDLKASNILLDHNMNPKISDFGLARKFGVDQTQAKTKRVVGTYGYMSPEYALDGLFSMKSDVFSFGVLVLEILSGKKNRGFSHPEHDHNLLGHAWKLWMEKRPLELIDPAIGDSYDATEGLRCINVALLCVQQCPPDRPNMSLVLVMLCGDSVLPQPKQPGFFIERNLPMADSISVKNEISSMYRSITSLEPR, from the exons ATGGAAGCCTTCTTAATGGAGCTTGTTCTGTGTTTGCTTCTCTTCTTTACAAGAAGAACTTGGGCAATAGACACTTTAACCCAAGGGCAGTCCATAAAAGATGGTGAAACTCTTGTGTCAGCAGGTGGAAGCTTTGAACTGGGATTTTTCAGTCCTGGGAATTCCAAGAGTCGATACGTGGGAATTTGGTACAAGAAAGTATCAACTGGAACTGTTGTATGGGTTGCCAATAGGGAAAATTTAGTTTCAGATGCCTCAGGAGTTTTAAGTATCAATGAGAAAGGCATTCTTTCAATCATGAATGGCACCAAAGGCATTGTTTGGTCTTCAAACACATCGAGAAATTCAGCAGAGGAGCCGATTGCACAACTCCTGGATTCCGGAAATTTCGTAGTGAAGGACCGAAATGATAGTGATTCGGAAAACTTTCTTTGGCAAAGTTTTGATCATCCTGGCGATACCTTTCTACCAGGAATGAAGATTGGAATAAACTTTGTCACCGGTTCCGAGAGGCATGCATCATCCTGGAAAAACACGGAAGATCCTGCTCCGGGCATATATACTTACAGGGTTGACTCGCAGGGGTACCCACAGGTAGTTGTTAAAAAGGGAGCTGATATATTATTCAGAGCAGGTTCATGGAATGGTCTTTATCTCACAGGAAGCCCACTGCCTGTTAATCCATTATATTCATTTGAGCTTGTCTTGAATGAGAATGAGGTCTACTACACATACCAGGTGCAAAACAATTCAATCTATACACGGTTTTTATTGAATCCATCAGGTCTAATACAACGCACCATATGGAATGAGAGGACAAATAACTGGGAGGTTTATGCCACATCGCAATCGGATCAATGTTCGATCTATGCCTATTGTGGATCATATGCTACTTGCAGCACCAATGAGTCTCCACCATGTAAATGCTTGGAAGGGTTCATCCACAGATCAGCATCTCCCAGGGATATTAATTCAGTAGATTGGTCATATGGATGTTCTCGAAGGACACCGCTGGCATGTCATGGTGGAGACAGCTTTCTCAGGAAAACTGGCCTAAAATTACCGGACACTTCGAAAACTTGGGCAAATATTAGCATTGATCTTAAGGAGTGTGAGAAATTGTGTTTGAAGAATTGCTCTTGCACTGCATACGCGAATTTAGATATCCGAGAGGGAGGCCATGGCTGCTTGCTGTGGTTTGGAGACCTAATTGACATCATAGCATTCAGTGAGGGTGGACAGGACCTTTATATCAGGCTGGCTACTTCTGATCTGA ATCATATACGAAGCAAAGGAAAGCTAAATGAAAAGCTGAAGGCTGTAATCATAGCCATCTCTGTAATAATAGCCAGCGGAACGACAATACTAGCATTGTTGTTGTATGTTCAGAAGATCATGCTTAGAAACACAG GGGAACATGGAAAGGAAGATTTAGAGTTGCCTGTTTTTGATTTTGCAACCATAGCTACGGCAACTAATAACTTCTCGAGCAACAACATTCTTGGACAAGGTGGATTTGGTCCTGTTTACAAG ggaACATTGATTGAGGGGCAAGAAATAGCAGTGAAGAGACTTTCAAAGAATTCGGGACAAGGACTGGAAGAGTTCAAAAATGAAGTAACATTGATTTCCAAACTCCAGCACCGCAATCTTGTAAAGCTCTTTGGTTGTTGCATCAGGAAAGATGAAAAGATGTTAGTTTATGAGTACATGCCTAACAAAAGTTTGAACTACTTTATTTTCG ATCAAACAAGAAGCAAATTACTGGACTGGCGTATACGAATGCATATTATCGATGGAATTGCTAGAGGGGTTCTTTATCTTCACCATGACTCTAGATTGAAGATTATCCATAGAGATCTCAAAGCAAGCAATATTTTACTAGATCATAACATGAATCCGAAGATATCTGATTTTGGCTTAGCTCGAAAGTTCGGAGTAGATCAGACTCAGGCCAAAACTAAAAGAGTGGTCGGAACATA CGGTTATATGTCCCCTGAATATGCTTTGGATGGGCTTTTTTCAATGAAATCCGATGTCTTCAGCTTTGGAGTTTTGGTTCTGGAGATACTATCAGGAAAGAAAAACAGGGGATTTTCCCACCCAGAACATGACCATAATCTTCTTGGACAT GCATGGAAATTGTGGATGGAAAAGAGGCCATTAGAACTAATCGACCCTGCAATAGGCGACTCGTATGATGCAACCGAAGGGTTAAGATGCATCAATGTAGCTCTATTATGTGTGCAACAATGCCCCCCTGACAGACCTAACATGTCATTGGTTTTGGTCATGTTGTGCGGTGACAGTGTATTGCCCCAACCAAAGCAGCCTGGGTTTTTCATCGAAAGAAATCTGCCTATGGCAGACTCTATATCAGTCAAAAATGAAATTTCCTCCATGTATAGATCTATTACATCATTAGAGCCACGGTAG
- the LOC105779852 gene encoding G-type lectin S-receptor-like serine/threonine-protein kinase At4g27290 isoform X9 produces the protein MKRYQTRSKLLDWRIRMHIIDGIARGVLYLHHDSRLKIIHRDLKASNILLDHNMNPKISDFGLARKFGVDQTQAKTKRVVGTYGYMSPEYALDGLFSMKSDVFSFGVLVLEILSGKKNRGFSHPEHDHNLLGHAWKLWMEKRPLELIDPAIGDSYDATEGLRCINVALLCVQQCPPDRPNMSLVLVMLCGDSVLPQPKQPGFFIERNLPMADSISVKNEISSMYRSITSLEPR, from the exons ATCAAACAAGAAGCAAATTACTGGACTGGCGTATACGAATGCATATTATCGATGGAATTGCTAGAGGGGTTCTTTATCTTCACCATGACTCTAGATTGAAGATTATCCATAGAGATCTCAAAGCAAGCAATATTTTACTAGATCATAACATGAATCCGAAGATATCTGATTTTGGCTTAGCTCGAAAGTTCGGAGTAGATCAGACTCAGGCCAAAACTAAAAGAGTGGTCGGAACATA CGGTTATATGTCCCCTGAATATGCTTTGGATGGGCTTTTTTCAATGAAATCCGATGTCTTCAGCTTTGGAGTTTTGGTTCTGGAGATACTATCAGGAAAGAAAAACAGGGGATTTTCCCACCCAGAACATGACCATAATCTTCTTGGACAT GCATGGAAATTGTGGATGGAAAAGAGGCCATTAGAACTAATCGACCCTGCAATAGGCGACTCGTATGATGCAACCGAAGGGTTAAGATGCATCAATGTAGCTCTATTATGTGTGCAACAATGCCCCCCTGACAGACCTAACATGTCATTGGTTTTGGTCATGTTGTGCGGTGACAGTGTATTGCCCCAACCAAAGCAGCCTGGGTTTTTCATCGAAAGAAATCTGCCTATGGCAGACTCTATATCAGTCAAAAATGAAATTTCCTCCATGTATAGATCTATTACATCATTAGAGCCACGGTAG